In Azospirillaceae bacterium, the following proteins share a genomic window:
- a CDS encoding IS630 family transposase — RDLEHAIRRYIEATNADPKPFVWTKSADQILDSVKRFCQRTSASDH; from the coding sequence CGCGACCTGGAACACGCGATCCGGCGCTACATCGAGGCGACGAACGCCGACCCCAAGCCCTTCGTCTGGACCAAGTCCGCCGACCAGATCCTCGACAGCGTCAAACGCTTCTGTCAGCGAACTTCCGCCTCAGACCACTAG